One Amorphoplanes digitatis genomic window carries:
- a CDS encoding LLM class F420-dependent oxidoreductase — translation MEFGVGYFPTHDGIGPGALARLVEERGQDALFFPEHTHIPASRESPWGDGSRELPSKYSHCYDLFVALTAAAAATSRIRIGSGVCLVVERDPIITANEVASVDHLSGGRLEFGVGAGWNREEMANHGTDPRTRMALLTDRVQAMQAIWTQDEASYSGPFVNFDRIWSWPKPVQGPWPPVLVGGAGPTVLDRVLAWGDGWFPQWHDRDLFERIAELEARADRPIEVQVLSVPAQPKALEQLANAGVRRASYWLPSGPWDVVEPRLEKWEAAIAELTGR, via the coding sequence ATGGAGTTCGGTGTCGGTTACTTCCCCACCCATGACGGCATCGGCCCCGGTGCGCTCGCCCGGCTGGTCGAGGAGCGCGGACAGGACGCCCTCTTCTTCCCCGAGCACACCCACATCCCGGCCAGCCGGGAGAGCCCCTGGGGCGACGGCAGCCGCGAACTACCCAGCAAGTACTCGCACTGCTACGACCTGTTCGTCGCGCTGACCGCGGCGGCGGCCGCGACCAGCCGGATCCGGATCGGCAGCGGCGTGTGCCTGGTCGTCGAGCGCGACCCGATCATCACCGCCAACGAGGTCGCCAGCGTCGACCACCTCTCCGGGGGCCGGCTCGAGTTCGGCGTCGGCGCCGGCTGGAACCGCGAGGAGATGGCCAACCACGGCACCGACCCGCGTACCCGAATGGCCCTGCTCACCGACCGGGTCCAGGCGATGCAGGCGATCTGGACGCAGGACGAGGCCTCCTACTCGGGACCGTTCGTGAACTTCGACCGGATCTGGTCGTGGCCCAAGCCGGTGCAGGGCCCCTGGCCGCCCGTGCTCGTCGGCGGCGCCGGCCCCACCGTGCTCGACCGGGTGCTGGCCTGGGGCGACGGCTGGTTCCCGCAGTGGCACGACCGGGACCTCTTCGAGCGGATCGCCGAACTGGAGGCCCGCGCGGACCGGCCGATCGAGGTGCAGGTGCTCAGCGTGCCGGCCCAGCCGAAGGCCCTCGAACAGCTCGCGAACGCGGGCGTGCGCCGCGCCTCGTACTGGCTGCCCTCCGGGCCGTGGGACGTGGTCGAGCCCAGGCTGGAGAAGTGGGAGGCCGCGATCGCCGAGCTGACCGGCCGCTGA